A stretch of Schistocerca cancellata isolate TAMUIC-IGC-003103 chromosome 3, iqSchCanc2.1, whole genome shotgun sequence DNA encodes these proteins:
- the LOC126175345 gene encoding uncharacterized protein LOC126175345, with amino-acid sequence MPGARPSKQVTFAGVGAGSGSSEAARGAGGVSAGWRNAMQPEAGLVWPVLDSARVISDVAAALSGHAGHLQRRRIPDTSAALTRAAHLATQPGDAALRRIPGVRVQVFQTNGLVSFKTVHNPLQSGDNLEPIHHFVAKPSLRNVLSPKSRGPAKDHLMLTW; translated from the exons gacgTTTGCCGGTGTCGGCGCTGGATCTGGAAGCTCGGAGGCAGCACGTGGAGCAGGGGGCGTGTCCGCCGGCTGGAGGAATGCGATGCAGCCGGAAGCTGGCCTGGTGTGGCCCGTTCTGGACTCGGCGCGCGTTATTTCGGACGTCGCGGCGGCCTTATCCGGACACGCGGGCCACCTGCAGCGCCGCCGGATACCCGACACCAGCGCCGCTCTCACCCGCGCTGCTCATCTGGCCACACAGCCGGGAGATGCTGCTCTGCGTCGGATACCGGGTGTGAGAGtacaagtgttccagacaaatggTTTAGTCTCCTTCAAAAcagtgcacaatccgctgcagagcggAGATAATCTTGAACCAATCCACCAttttgtggctaagccatctctccgcaatgTACTTTCTCCCAAGAGTCGTGGTCCCGCAAA GGATCATCTGATGTTGACTTGGTAA